A genomic window from Planococcus rifietoensis includes:
- the trpD gene encoding anthranilate phosphoribosyltransferase gives MSRAENMSEHTMKQRALELLEGRIDRQQRKEFLKELHEKGETADELVGMVLAMREKAVKLPEMAGELVDVCGTGGDKSFSFNISTLTAFVLAGCGMSVAKHGNRSVSSKTGSSDLLEEIGISTQLAVEELPALVEQTGIAFLFAPAIHPALGGLREVRKEIGTPTIFNLVGPLANPLPIAIQMSGVYRPDMMEPMADALMRLGRKRGAIVHGAGGLDELSLAGTNQLIVFDEQGKRSMTVHPHEVGLETAPIEAIRGGDSKRNAEIFMQVIDGTPSAYLDTVALNAGTVLYVSGRAASIAEGVHQARKSIISGETARVYELHRLASGVLV, from the coding sequence ACATACAATGAAACAGCGAGCGTTGGAATTATTGGAAGGGCGCATAGATCGCCAGCAGAGGAAAGAATTTTTGAAGGAATTGCACGAAAAAGGCGAGACGGCCGATGAATTGGTCGGCATGGTCCTGGCAATGCGTGAGAAAGCAGTGAAGCTTCCGGAAATGGCAGGCGAACTGGTGGACGTTTGCGGCACAGGCGGCGACAAATCCTTTAGCTTCAATATCAGCACATTGACGGCTTTCGTGTTGGCGGGCTGCGGCATGAGCGTTGCAAAGCACGGCAACCGGAGCGTCTCCAGCAAAACGGGCAGCTCTGATTTATTGGAAGAGATCGGGATTTCCACTCAATTGGCTGTAGAGGAACTGCCGGCACTCGTCGAACAGACAGGCATCGCCTTTTTATTCGCGCCGGCGATCCATCCGGCACTCGGTGGTTTGCGCGAAGTGCGGAAGGAAATTGGCACGCCGACCATCTTCAACTTGGTCGGCCCGCTGGCGAATCCTTTGCCGATCGCCATCCAAATGAGCGGCGTCTACCGCCCGGACATGATGGAACCGATGGCAGATGCCTTGATGCGCCTTGGCAGAAAGCGCGGGGCGATTGTCCACGGGGCAGGCGGGCTGGACGAATTGTCTCTTGCCGGGACCAACCAATTGATCGTCTTTGACGAACAAGGCAAGCGCAGCATGACGGTCCATCCTCATGAAGTCGGGCTTGAAACCGCGCCAATCGAGGCGATTCGCGGAGGTGATTCCAAGCGCAATGCGGAGATTTTCATGCAAGTGATCGACGGGACGCCGAGCGCATATTTGGACACGGTAGCGCTGAATGCGGGAACGGTGCTTTATGTGAGCGGCCGTGCCGCAAGCATTGCGGAAGGCGTGCACCAGGCAAGAAAATCAATCATTTCAGGCGAAACGGCGCGTGTGTATGAATTGCACCGCCTAGCATCGGGGGTGCTCGTATGA